The Insulibacter thermoxylanivorax genome segment CGGCGCCTTGCTGCTCGCCCCATGGCTTGACCGCGGCAAGGAGCGGCGCTGGTACAAGCGGCCCGTCGCGTCAGGGGTCATGCTCTTAACCTTGGCTTCGATGATCTATCTGACCTATGTCGCATGGACGGATTATGAGCGTACATTGGAAGAGCAGGGGATCACGCCGGAGCATATCGAGCGGGCAAGACTCATTGCCGACGGCGAGATCGAAGGCGGTGCGCCGAGGGCGGCAGAAGAACCGACTCCCCTCGTGGCTGTGGATGAAGCCGGGTATGAGATCTATCAGAATTCGACCTGTCTGAACTGCCACGGCACAGACTTGATGGGCTCAAGCTTCGCGCCAAGCCTGCGGGGAATCGGTGATAAGTATACAGCCGATGAGATTCATGATATCATTATTAATGGGAAAGGGATCATGGCCGGTCAGCTGCAGGACAACTTGAACAAGGGTCTGACCGAAGATGATCTGCAAGTGCTTGCCGATTGGCTTGCGAAGCAACAAACACAAGAAGAATAACATAACCGCAATGGAGGGAGGATTCGCTTGCAGGCAAGAAAGATTGCCGGCAGCGGGTCAGCCCTCTTTTCACTGTTTGCAGATTGACAGCAATTTCGCACAGAGGGGAGTCATACTTTTGTCAATCCGTGGTTTGTGGAGATGGTTCTGGAGCCAAGAGAACTTGCTCAGCCGCTGGATGCTGCACACGCTGATCGTCGTCGTGGGTCTGGGTACGGTATACG includes the following:
- a CDS encoding menaquinol-cytochrome c reductase cytochrome b/c subunit, with translation MAQDRKDTEKVVYVGDSRVRRVQRTNIPKDYSAYPGKTEAFVPNFLLKEWMVGAVVLVGFMILVMTEPPPLGYPADPTNTAFIPIPDWYFLFLYQFLKYDYVSQSFVMFGAVLVPGIAFGALLLAPWLDRGKERRWYKRPVASGVMLLTLASMIYLTYVAWTDYERTLEEQGITPEHIERARLIADGEIEGGAPRAAEEPTPLVAVDEAGYEIYQNSTCLNCHGTDLMGSSFAPSLRGIGDKYTADEIHDIIINGKGIMAGQLQDNLNKGLTEDDLQVLADWLAKQQTQEE